From one Nematostella vectensis chromosome 7, jaNemVect1.1, whole genome shotgun sequence genomic stretch:
- the LOC5520699 gene encoding monocarboxylate transporter 10: MAEEQHVQLDNSLLSEEDRSLDISDGVAVNLIRTPHRVDFSCRAWIVCCSSAVCVALATGVTFSYGVLLPVFMDYFKENSEKTAWVGSLAICSTFLFGSVAGMIVQKFGCRLTCVIGGLSCAIGLGVSSLVDKMDYLFGSYSLLFGFGCSCLFNSSFVVVTRYFDRYLSLATGLVTAGQSAGIFMFGPALQALIDAYGWRVTLRVIAGIMSLTCILALSYSDNQSASPREDSNTSHYIPSLDVPLHKNVVFVWITAGSAVCMFGEYIPQIHIISYCLSLNIPANTASKVYLLFGLGSSLSRVGTGLICSIKQVNPRWLFQATEYLLGVSVILSSLAEKFPHIAAFFFFYGFFEGIYITTLNIHLLNCTVSKQKPLAFGVSITINALFTASGPPIAGLIIDKLGSFAPAFYMSGAAIILGATIPFMIPLLQKRRPHPAVTLNARTADKDSTVDTHL, from the exons ATGGCGGAAGAACAGCATGTACAACTAGATAATTCTCTTCTATCAGAAGAGGataggtcactagacataAGCGACGGAGTTGCCGTTAACCTTATTCGCACCCCACATAGAGTGGATTTCTCATGTCGAGCGTGGATAGTTTGTTGCTCTTCTGCTGTTTGTGTGGCATTAGCCACTGGGGTCACCTTCAGTTACGGGGTTCTATTGCCGGTTTTTATGGACTACTTTAAAGAGAACAGCGAAAAGACAG CATGGGTCGGCTCCTTAGCTATATGCTCCACCTTCCTGTTTGGCTCTGTAGCCGGAATGATTGTGCAGAAGTTTGGTTGCCGATTGACCTGTGTTATTGGTGGCCTGTCCTGCGCTATTGGGCTAGGTGTGAGCTCACTTGTAGACAAAATGGACTATTTGTTTGGCTCTTATAGCCTACTGTTTGGCTTTGGCTGTAGCTGTCTCTTCAACTCTTCCTTTGTTGTGGTAACAAGATACTTTGACAGATATTTGTCGCTGGCTACTGGGTTAGTCACTGCTGGGCAAA gtGCTGGTATTTTTATGTTTGGTCCGGCACTCCAAGCCCTTATAGATGCCTATGGCTGGCGTGTCACCCTTCGTGTTATTGCAGGTATAATGTCTCTGACTTGCATATTAGCTTTGTCATACAGCGACAACCAGTCAGCAAGCCCTAGAGAGGATAGCAACACCAGTCACTACATTCCAAGCTTAGATGTTCCACTACACAAGAATGTTGTGTTCGTGTGGATTACCGCAGGAAGTGCTGTTTGCATGTTTGGAGAGTACATACCACAAATACATATT ATAAGCTACTGCCTGTCTCTGAATATACCAGCTAACACTGCCTCCAAGGTTTACTTGCTGTTCGGTCTAGGGTCTTCACTTTCCCGTGTTGGTACTGGGCTCATCTGCAGCATCAAACAGGTCAACCCCAGGTGGCTATTCCAAGCAACTGAATACCTCCTTGGTGTTAGCGTTATCCTTAGTTCACTGGCAGAGAAGTTTCCTCACATTGctgcattcttttttttctatggaTTCTTTGAGGGGATCTATATCACTACACTGAACATTCACTTGTTAAACTGCACAGTATCCAAACAGAAGCCACTTGCATTTGGGGTGTCAATCACTATTAATGCGCTATTCACAGCTTCAGGCCCTCCGATTGCAG GTCTGATCATCGATAAATTGGGTAGCTTCGCACCTGCGTTTTATATGTCTGGGGCTGCCATTATCTTGGGAGCCACCATCCCATTCATGATACCTCTGCTCCAAAAGAGACGACCACACCCAGCTGTCACATTGAACGCCCGTACAGCAGACAAGGACTCTACAGTTGACACCCATTTATAA
- the LOC116604044 gene encoding phosphatidylinositol N-acetylglucosaminyltransferase subunit H, whose amino-acid sequence MHRGERETKAMDISIIEGLNIDGRELSLLCKTVPGLSEEITCKSTSSSSSLYQVLLVIGSTSTCLVYLGNTQPGVLLLIAVICLILFVKYSYVDVKTESVVVIKDLGVQLCTTFKSNRQVKEFVDRRNIMDVIVNEAITMNKVIYYLALLVSSGEQEESQPKLIPLLLAHRPRLDLLQHAYKKIRTILIEGNSSKKDGKTKF is encoded by the exons ATGCATAGGGGTGAGAGGGAAACCAAAGCAATGGATATTTCTATCATAGAGGGGTTAAACATCGATGGAAGGGAACTCTCTCTTTTGTGCAAAACTGTTCCTGGTCTCTCCGAAGAAATCACTTGCAAATCTACAAGTTCTTCGTCCAGTCTATATCAGGTTCTTTTGGTCATAGGGAGTACCAGCACATGCCTTGTTTACCTG GGTAACACCCAGCCTGGGGTGCTTCTCCTTATTGCTGTCATTTGTCTCATTCTATttgtgaaatacagctatgtgGACGTCAAAACAG AGTCAGTGGTTGTGATCAAGGATCTTGGTGTTCAACTTTGCACTACGTTCAAATCCAACCGACAAGTCAAGGAGTTTGTGGACAGGAGAAACATCATGGATGTCATTGTTAATGAGGCTATCACAATG aatAAAGTCAtttattacctagctcttctTGTATCATCCGGTGAACAGGAAGAAAGCCAGCCCAAGTTGATTCCTCTACTTTTA GCCCACAGACCCCGTCTCGACCTGTTACAGCATGCCTACAAGAAGATAAGGACCATTTTAATAGAGGGCAATTCGTCAAAAAAAGATggtaaaacaaagttttga
- the LOC5520693 gene encoding potassium voltage-gated channel subfamily A member 1 yields the protein MKSALRATVYQGSQLKNRGVKRYNSPPISLYQGPPPSVLYSNCSRVKINVSGMMYETFESTLARFPHTLLGCPVKRGKYFDSKRDEYFFNRNRNAFDAILFFYQSDGLLVRPDTVPLKEFCNEMEFFEMGEDIVKSYMRDQGIILEDADQKDLPSNPTMRTVWLWLEYPNSSDSAKLVACWSIMFILISIFVICAETIPPGNPEELISEATFTLYSCLELACVAWFTMELIMRVISCPNKLKFAMDFSNYIDLAAILPYFVENAIQSAADYVELMNAFRLLRVFRIFKLARHMEELKILGRTIIATWRELMMILFFILISMVMFSGCTYYAEFDAQPDGVFSSIPDTAWFVIVTLTNVGYGDAVPVTPIGKLLGTMCALVGVLAIALPSPVIATRFKQFYDAEKIRKNEIEPQ from the coding sequence ATGAAGTCTGCCTTACGAGCGACTGTGTACCAAGGATCGCAACTCAAAAATCGCGGCGTTAAGCGGTATAATTCACCGCCGATTTCTCTCTACCAAGGACCACCACCGAGTGTTCTTTACTCAAACTGCTCCCGCGTGAAGATCAATGTAAGCGGCATGATGTACGAGACATTCGAGAGTACTTTAGCACGCTTCCCTCACACTCTACTAGGTTGCCCAGTCAAGAGGGGGAAGTATTTCGACTCGAAACGCGATGAGTATTTCTTCAACAGAAACCGCAATGCGTTTGAcgcaatattatttttttatcaatcagATGGTCTCCTAGTGCGGCCAGACACCGTCCCGCTCAAGGAATTCTGCAACGAGATGGAGTTTTTCGAAATGGGGGAAGACATAGTAAAAAGTTACATGCGCGATCAAGGGATCATTCTTGAAGACGCGGACCAAAAGGATCTACCGAGTAACCCAACCATGCGGACGGTATGGTTATGGTTAGAGTACCCAAACAGCTCGGACTCCGCAAAGCTAGTGGCGTGTTGGTCAATAATGTTTATATTGATCTCAATCTTTGTAATTTGCGCAGAGACGATCCCTCCGGGGAACCCAGAGGAGCTTATAAGCGAAGCCACATTCACACTATACAGTTGTCTCGAGCTCGCGTGCGTGGCCTGGTTCACGATGGAACTAATAATGCGGGTAATTTCCTGCCCAAACAAGTTAAAATTTGctatggatttttcaaactacATAGACCTTGCGGCAATTCTACCCTATTTCGTGGAAAACGCGATTCAATCCGCCGCCGATTACGTTGAGTTGATGAACGCTTTTCGACTTCTAAGAGTTTTTCGGATATTCAAGTTAGCGCGCCACATGGAAGAACTCAAAATACTGGGCAGAACTATTATTGCTACGTGGAGGGAACTAATGATGattctattttttatattgatCAGCATGGTGATGTTTTCGGGTTGTACTTATTACGCTGAGTTTGATGCTCAGCCGGATGGTGTTTTCTCTAGCATTCCCGACACTGCGTGGTTCGTTATTGTTACTTTAACCAATGTCGGTTACGGCGACGCCGTACCGGTTACACCTATTGGCAAGCTACTGGGTACAATGTGTGCGCTTGTCGGCGTTTTAGCCATCGCACTTCCTAGCCCCGTGATTGCAACTCGATTTAAGCAGTTTTACGACGCAGAAAAAATCCGAAAAAACGAGATTGAACCGCAGTAA
- the LOC5520684 gene encoding transmembrane protein 26 — translation MAIAFFKFASALFTRVIFFVHGFVSVYLVWLSKNKDSTYWWLSTGLVLLFFETIYTILMRKGKEYKYFWPSSLLYMATVLPSIWVAEMSILHAKQTDPNCESNSASTVYALGGGIVFKTDRDTLTQKWSKLGLILVIIVARWLLPRGELTRDQLSTLLLVYVANAADIMELFELFDDEPLLWCKKGVAESVLVTYTWCFMQFTLVFTATAKSEPDEVTKQAKPDEWKTPGIDKTMPKYIRKMIMRKRKEKVQRINRIFNTSREIPGENTDKEKPIELISYTRRKRKRYSIQDTVQNVVAVQREVRREEEIIEEVIKEKEKLRLHGDLYSILTIMLMQDGPFLVLRLVMLVQFRVDSEMHLFFTGKNAMALAVLFYRLLVLLYDSKEDDDEDEGGEGGDRDSVATVSDTKSVNSNTKLATSVV, via the exons ATGGCAATAGCGTTCTTTAAATTTGCCTCAGCACTTTTTACTCGGGTGATATTCTTCGTGCATGGTTTCGTAAGCGTGTATTTAGTATGGCTCAGCAAGAACAAAGACTCTACATATTGGTGGCTATCCACTGGCCTTGTGTTGCTATTTTTTGAAACGATCTATACCATCCTTATGCGCAAAGGGAAGGAATACAAATA tttcTGGCCCAGCAGTCTCCTATACATGGCTACAGTGCTACCGTCCATATGGGTGGCTGAGATGAGCATACTGCATGCCAAGCAGACAGACCCTAATTGTGAATCAAACTCTGCCAGCACTGTATACGCACTTGGTGGAGGG ATTGTCTTCAAGACTGATCGAGATACGCTTAcacaaaagtggtccaagttGGGTCTTATACTTGTCATTATTGTGGCACGGTGGCTTCTCCCACGTGGTGAGCTCACCCGTGACCAGTTATCAACACTTCTATTGGTCTACGTTGCTAATGCAGCTGATATCATGG AGCTGTTTGAGTTGTTTGATGACGAGCCATTGCTATGGTGCAAGAAGGGCGTGGCAGAGTCAGTACTCGTCACATACACCTGGTGTTTCATGCAGTTCACACTCGTCTTCACGGCTACAGCGAAATCTGAGCCTGACGAAGTAACAAAACAG GCAAAACCTGACGAATGGAAAACGCCCGGTATCGATAAGACAATGCCCAAGTACATTCGCAAGATGATCATGAGAAAACGAAAAGAGAAAGTACAACGTATCAACAGAATATTCAACACATCGCGGGAAATCCCAGGCGAGAACACCGACAAAGAGAAACCCATAGAGCTCATAAGCTACACCAGGCGGAAACGCAAGCGCTACTCCATTCAAGATACAGTGCAGAACGTGGTGGCGGTACAACGCGAAGTTCGCCGGGAGGAAGAAATCATCGAGGAGGTGAttaaagagaaagagaaattGCGGCTCCATGGAGACTTGTATTCAATTCTCACCATCATGTTAATGCAAGACGGGCCTTTCCTTGTACTCAGACTTGTAATGCTTGTACAATTCCGAGTAGATTCCGAGATGCATCTGTTCTTCACGGGAAAAAACGCGATGGCGCTGGCCGTACTCTTTTACAGACTTCTAGTGTTGTTGTACGATAGCAAAGAGGATGACGACGAAGAcgaagggggggagggtggggacaGGGACTCTGTCGCCACTGTGTCAGACACTAAGTCGGTAAACAGCAATACTAAACTTGCGACGTCTGTAGTGTAA
- the LOC5520686 gene encoding GTP-binding protein 2 isoform X2: protein METFVGLFDSSPRNGVASSPLSVPLPECLPPEVEEGNIEYKLKLVNPSPSRLVHLVTQMKWRLQEGQGEAIYGIGVEDNGGLVGLPEKELKSSLATLNTMASKLGATTSILRQRNVEEMRKVVEVLVRQVPDDQQFTDIRMAVLGNVESGKSTLLGVLTYDELDNGQGRARLNLFRHLHEIQSGRTSSISHEILGFSCTGEVVNYSDGRSAEDVCEQSSKLITFIDLAGHHKYMKTTIFGLTGHSPDYAMLVIAGNAGIVGTTKEHLGLAMALKVPTLIIITKTDICTPAMLQRTTRLVERILQSPACNKVPIRVLAEEDAEDAAENFASGQVTPIFTLSCVTGENLSLLKKFLKVLPPVMSSADQEKLAQEITQYKIDETFNVPGTGPVVLGTLTSGILHEGDTLVVGPLCSGHFQTVRILSLKRNRAPCRVVRAGQSASAALSGIERHELRRGMVMTDPSLEPPCTNHIPVLMSIELWSPL, encoded by the exons ATGGAGACGTTTGTTGGTTTGTTTGATAGTTCGCCGAGAAATGGCGTTGCCAGTTCGCCGCTTTCTGTACCCTTGCCCGAGTGTCTTCCACCCGAA GTCGAGGAAGGAAATATTGAATACAAG TTAAAACTGGTGAATCCCTCTCCATCTCGACTGGTCCACCTTGTAACCCAGATGAAATGGCGTCTGCAAGAGGGTCAGGGCGAAGCAATCTATGGTATTGGGGTGGAAGATAACGGAGGGCTTGTAGGCTTGCCTGAAAAGGAGCTCAAGTCATCGCTTGCCACTTTAAACACAATGGCTTCCAAGCTAGGGGCCACTACATCCATCCTACGGCAGAGAAATGTGGAGGAGATGCGCAAGGTGGTGGAAGTGCTGGTCAGGCAGGTCCCTGATGATCAGCAG TTCACTGACATCAGGATGGCAGTTCTTGGTAATGTTGAGTCTGGTAAGAGCACATTACTGGGAGTTCTCACCTATGATGAACTTGATAACGGACAAGGCCGTGCCCGCCTGAACCTTTTCCGTCACTTGCATGAGATCCAGTCAGGCAGGACATCAAGTATCAGCCACGAAATCCTAGGCTTTAGCTGTACTGGAGAG GTTGTTAACTACAGCGATGGGCGTTCAGCTGAGGATGTTTGTGAACAGTCAAGTAAGCTGATCACATTCATTGACCTGGCCGGCCACCACAAGTACATGAAGACTACCATATTTGGACTGACTGGACACTCACCCGACTATGCTATGCTGGTGATTGCTGGAAATGCAGGCATTG TTGGGACCACCAAGGAGCACCTAGGCCTGGCCATGGCCCTGAAGGTGCCGACccttatcatcattaccaagACAGACATCTGCACACCGGCAATGCTACAGCGGACCACACGCCTTGTGGAGCGTATTCTGCAGTCTCCTGCTTGCAACAAGGTGCCTATCAGAGTGCTGGCTGAAGAGGATGCCGAAGATGCTGCAGAGAATTTTGCCTCTGGACA GGTGACTCCAATATTCACACTCTCATGTGTGACAGGAGAAAATCTAAGCCTGCTGAAAAAGTTCCTCAAAGTTCTTCCTCCTGTAATGTCCAGTGCTGACCAGGAAAAATTAGCCCAGGAAATCACACAGTACAAG ATTGATGAGACCTTCAATGTCCCAGGAACTGGACCTGTGGTACTTGGTACACTAACTAG TGGTATTCTCCATGAAGGAGACACTCTTGTAGTGGGGCCATTGTGCTCAGGACACTTCCAGACAGTACGGATCTTATCTCTCAAGAGAAACCGTGCGCCATGCCGGGTGGTGAGGGCAGGACAGTCTGCATCAGCTGCTCTCAGCGGCATAGAGAGGCATGAACTACGAAGG GGCATGGTGATGACGGATCCATCCCTTGAGCCTCCCTGTACTAACCACATCCCTGTACTCATGTCAATTGAACTATGGTCCCCCCTCTAG
- the LOC5520686 gene encoding GTP-binding protein 2 isoform X1 — METFVGLFDSSPRNGVASSPLSVPLPECLPPEVEEGNIEYKLKLVNPSPSRLVHLVTQMKWRLQEGQGEAIYGIGVEDNGGLVGLPEKELKSSLATLNTMASKLGATTSILRQRNVEEMRKVVEVLVRQVPDDQQFTDIRMAVLGNVESGKSTLLGVLTYDELDNGQGRARLNLFRHLHEIQSGRTSSISHEILGFSCTGEVVNYSDGRSAEDVCEQSSKLITFIDLAGHHKYMKTTIFGLTGHSPDYAMLVIAGNAGIVGTTKEHLGLAMALKVPTLIIITKTDICTPAMLQRTTRLVERILQSPACNKVPIRVLAEEDAEDAAENFASGQVTPIFTLSCVTGENLSLLKKFLKVLPPVMSSADQEKLAQEITQYKIDETFNVPGTGPVVLGTLTSGILHEGDTLVVGPLCSGHFQTVRILSLKRNRAPCRVVRAGQSASAALSGIERHELRRGMVMTDPSLEPRACMCFWADVYLLFHPAAISKRFQATVYIDNVIQNAIIDDMSKDYLKTGQRAKVRFRFVKQPEFIREGSRLFFREGHTKGIGQVISVVYYKPDAIS; from the exons ATGGAGACGTTTGTTGGTTTGTTTGATAGTTCGCCGAGAAATGGCGTTGCCAGTTCGCCGCTTTCTGTACCCTTGCCCGAGTGTCTTCCACCCGAA GTCGAGGAAGGAAATATTGAATACAAG TTAAAACTGGTGAATCCCTCTCCATCTCGACTGGTCCACCTTGTAACCCAGATGAAATGGCGTCTGCAAGAGGGTCAGGGCGAAGCAATCTATGGTATTGGGGTGGAAGATAACGGAGGGCTTGTAGGCTTGCCTGAAAAGGAGCTCAAGTCATCGCTTGCCACTTTAAACACAATGGCTTCCAAGCTAGGGGCCACTACATCCATCCTACGGCAGAGAAATGTGGAGGAGATGCGCAAGGTGGTGGAAGTGCTGGTCAGGCAGGTCCCTGATGATCAGCAG TTCACTGACATCAGGATGGCAGTTCTTGGTAATGTTGAGTCTGGTAAGAGCACATTACTGGGAGTTCTCACCTATGATGAACTTGATAACGGACAAGGCCGTGCCCGCCTGAACCTTTTCCGTCACTTGCATGAGATCCAGTCAGGCAGGACATCAAGTATCAGCCACGAAATCCTAGGCTTTAGCTGTACTGGAGAG GTTGTTAACTACAGCGATGGGCGTTCAGCTGAGGATGTTTGTGAACAGTCAAGTAAGCTGATCACATTCATTGACCTGGCCGGCCACCACAAGTACATGAAGACTACCATATTTGGACTGACTGGACACTCACCCGACTATGCTATGCTGGTGATTGCTGGAAATGCAGGCATTG TTGGGACCACCAAGGAGCACCTAGGCCTGGCCATGGCCCTGAAGGTGCCGACccttatcatcattaccaagACAGACATCTGCACACCGGCAATGCTACAGCGGACCACACGCCTTGTGGAGCGTATTCTGCAGTCTCCTGCTTGCAACAAGGTGCCTATCAGAGTGCTGGCTGAAGAGGATGCCGAAGATGCTGCAGAGAATTTTGCCTCTGGACA GGTGACTCCAATATTCACACTCTCATGTGTGACAGGAGAAAATCTAAGCCTGCTGAAAAAGTTCCTCAAAGTTCTTCCTCCTGTAATGTCCAGTGCTGACCAGGAAAAATTAGCCCAGGAAATCACACAGTACAAG ATTGATGAGACCTTCAATGTCCCAGGAACTGGACCTGTGGTACTTGGTACACTAACTAG TGGTATTCTCCATGAAGGAGACACTCTTGTAGTGGGGCCATTGTGCTCAGGACACTTCCAGACAGTACGGATCTTATCTCTCAAGAGAAACCGTGCGCCATGCCGGGTGGTGAGGGCAGGACAGTCTGCATCAGCTGCTCTCAGCGGCATAGAGAGGCATGAACTACGAAGG GGCATGGTGATGACAGATCCATCCCTTGAGCCTCGCGCATGCATGTGCTTCTGGGCTGACGTCTACCTCCTCTTCCATCCAGCGGCTATCAGCAAAAGGTTCCAGGCGACGGTCTACATCGACAATGTCATCCAAAATGCCATCATAGATGACATGAGTAAG GACTACTTGAAGACAGGGCAGCGCGCCAAAGTGCGGTTCCGGTTCGTAAAGCAGCCTGAGTTTATCCGGGAAGGATCACGACTGTTTTTCAGGGAGGGACACACTAAAGGCATCGGACAGGTCATATCCGTAGTGTACTACAAGCCGGACGCTATCAGTTGA